A genomic window from Pyxicephalus adspersus chromosome 2, UCB_Pads_2.0, whole genome shotgun sequence includes:
- the LOC140322363 gene encoding ATP-dependent DNA helicase Q1-like yields MINRSSQLKLIYVTPEKIAKSKLFMSRLEKAYQAGQLARIAVDEVHCCSQWGHDFRPDYKLLGILKRQFPNAPLIGLTATATSHVLKDAQKILCVQKAITFTASFNRPNLYYEVRLKPSSTNDFIEDIVKLINCRYKGQSGIVYCFSQKDSEQVTMSLQKLGIRAGTYHANMEPRDKTKVHTYWTENKIQVVVATVAFGMGIDKPDVRFVIHHSMSKSMENYYQESGRADKISIFVQNIRQKFIRVLKV; encoded by the exons ATGATTAACCGCAGTTCACAGCTGAAACTTATTTATGTTACACCGGAGAAAATTGCCAAGAGCAAACTGTTCATGTCACGGCTGGAGAAGGCCTATCAGGCCGGGCAACTGGCAAGAATTGCAGTAGACGAAGTTCATTGCTGCAGTCAGTGGGGACACGACTTCCGACCAG ACTACAAGCTGCTAGGTATCCTAAAACGTCAATTTCCCAATGCCCCTCTGATTGGTCTGACCGCCACAGCAACCAGCCATGTTTTAAAGGATGCTCAGAAAATTCTCTGTGTTCAGAAGGCAATCACCTTTACTGCCTCCTTCAATAGACCCAACTTGTACTATGAG GTCCGGCTGAAGCCTTCAAGCACCAATGACTTTATAGAGGATATTGTAAAACTGATCAACTGCCGGTACAAGGGGCAATCTG GTATTGTATACTGTTTCTCTCAAAAAGATTCAGAACAAGTCACCATGAGTTTACAGAAACTGGGAATTCGAGCAGGAACGTATCATGCCAACATGGAACCACGTGACAAGACAAAAGTCCACACCTACTGGACTGAAAATAAGATCCAG GTGGTTGTGGCCACAGTGGCATTTGGAATGGGAATTGATAAACCAGATGTGAGGTTTGTCATTCATCACTCAATGAGCAAATCGATGGAGAATTATTACCAGGAGAGTGGACGGGCAG